Proteins encoded within one genomic window of Ottowia sp. SB7-C50:
- a CDS encoding GNAT family N-acetyltransferase produces the protein MKELPTPTFALSPPAALPRGSLHRRDTAALVAPPAARGIQVAWARHHDEVRAAQRLRHDVFAGEMGARLNSPVPGHDIDLFDDYCEHLLVRDEVTQDVIGTYRVLTPAQARRLGSTYSDTEFDLTRLRALRPRMVELGRSCVHRDHRHGGVIMALWTALGEFMTRNQLDTMIGCASIPMMQGGVFSGDVAASIWRQVREKHLAPIEWQVRPRLPLPLQTLNDQLAVEPPALIKGYLRLGTKVLGPPAWDPDFNSADLPMMMRIGDLHPRYRKHFLG, from the coding sequence ATGAAGGAACTGCCCACGCCCACGTTTGCCCTGTCGCCGCCCGCCGCGCTGCCACGGGGGTCGCTTCACCGGCGCGACACGGCTGCGCTGGTGGCGCCGCCTGCCGCGCGTGGCATTCAGGTGGCCTGGGCGCGCCATCACGACGAGGTGAGGGCCGCGCAGCGCCTGCGCCATGACGTGTTTGCCGGCGAAATGGGCGCGCGCCTGAACAGCCCCGTGCCCGGCCACGACATCGACCTGTTCGATGACTACTGCGAGCACCTGCTGGTGCGCGACGAGGTCACGCAGGACGTCATCGGCACCTACCGCGTGCTGACGCCGGCGCAGGCGCGCCGTCTGGGCAGCACCTACAGCGACACCGAATTCGACCTGACCCGCCTGCGCGCACTGCGCCCGCGCATGGTCGAACTGGGCCGCAGCTGCGTGCACCGCGACCACCGGCACGGCGGCGTCATCATGGCGCTGTGGACGGCGCTGGGCGAATTCATGACGCGCAACCAGCTCGACACCATGATCGGCTGCGCCAGCATTCCCATGATGCAGGGCGGCGTGTTCAGCGGCGACGTGGCGGCCAGCATCTGGCGCCAGGTGCGCGAAAAGCACCTGGCCCCCATTGAATGGCAGGTGCGCCCGCGCCTGCCGCTGCCGCTGCAGACACTGAACGACCAGCTGGCCGTGGAGCCGCCCGCGCTCATCAAGGGCTATCTGCGCCTGGGCACCAAGGTGCTGGGCCCGCCGGCGTGGGATCCCGATTTCAACAGTGCCGACCTGCCGATGATGATGCGCATTGGCGACCTGCATCCGCGCTACCGCAAGCACTTTCTGGGATGA
- a CDS encoding type II toxin-antitoxin system prevent-host-death family antitoxin has product MTTPLIVNVHDAKTHFSRLLEQVHAGQEVILAKAGTPYARMVPLEPSPAQRKPGRLAGKLLDDAFFDALPEAELTAWSGA; this is encoded by the coding sequence ATGACCACACCGCTCATCGTCAATGTGCACGACGCCAAGACGCATTTCTCGCGCTTGCTGGAGCAAGTGCACGCGGGTCAGGAGGTGATCCTGGCCAAGGCCGGCACGCCGTATGCGCGCATGGTGCCGCTCGAGCCATCGCCAGCTCAGCGCAAACCGGGTCGCCTGGCCGGAAAATTGCTGGACGACGCGTTCTTCGACGCCCTGCCTGAAGCCGAACTGACTGCTTGGAGCGGTGCTTGA
- a CDS encoding mandelate racemase/muconate lactonizing enzyme family protein, whose amino-acid sequence MKIVNILESTRPIKSDIRNAYIDFSKMNLSLVAVVTDVVRDGKPVIGYGFNSNGRYGQGALMRERFIPRILEADPASLLDDADGNLDPHKVWARMMTNEKPGGHGERSVAVGTIDMAVWDAVAKIARQPLYQLLAERYGNGVPNPRVFVYAAGGYYYPGKGLDGLKHEMESYLARGYSVVKMKIGGATLSDDCERIESVLKILGPGQQLAVDANGRFDLQTAIDYGHALSQYPLFWYEEAGDPLDYELQARLSEVYRGPMATGENLFSMQDARNLIRHGGMRPDRDWLQFDCALSYGLVEYLRTLDMIKAHGWSPSRCIPHGGHQMSLAIAAGLGLGGNESYPDLFQPYGGFPDGVKVVNGYVDLPALPGIGFEGKSDLIREMHALAV is encoded by the coding sequence ATGAAAATTGTCAACATCCTCGAGTCCACCCGACCCATCAAGTCCGACATCCGCAACGCCTACATCGATTTCTCCAAGATGAACTTGAGTCTGGTGGCCGTGGTCACCGACGTGGTCCGCGACGGCAAACCGGTGATCGGCTACGGCTTCAACTCCAACGGCCGCTATGGCCAGGGCGCACTGATGCGTGAACGCTTCATTCCACGCATTCTGGAAGCCGATCCGGCCAGCCTGTTGGACGACGCCGACGGCAACCTGGACCCGCACAAAGTCTGGGCCCGCATGATGACCAATGAAAAGCCCGGAGGCCACGGCGAACGTTCTGTGGCGGTCGGGACCATCGACATGGCCGTATGGGATGCCGTGGCCAAGATCGCCCGCCAGCCGCTGTACCAGTTGCTGGCCGAGCGCTATGGCAATGGCGTACCGAACCCCCGCGTCTTTGTCTACGCGGCCGGCGGCTATTACTACCCTGGCAAGGGCCTGGATGGCCTGAAGCACGAAATGGAAAGCTATCTGGCGCGCGGCTACAGCGTGGTCAAGATGAAGATTGGCGGCGCGACGCTGTCCGACGACTGCGAACGCATCGAGTCGGTCCTGAAGATTCTCGGCCCTGGTCAACAACTGGCGGTGGACGCCAATGGTCGCTTTGATCTGCAAACGGCCATCGATTACGGCCATGCCCTTTCGCAATACCCGCTGTTCTGGTACGAAGAGGCTGGCGATCCGCTGGACTATGAACTGCAGGCCAGGCTGAGCGAGGTCTACCGGGGCCCGATGGCGACGGGCGAAAACCTGTTTTCGATGCAGGACGCGCGCAACCTGATTCGGCACGGTGGCATGCGGCCAGACCGCGACTGGTTGCAGTTTGACTGCGCTTTGAGCTACGGCCTCGTCGAATACCTGCGCACGCTGGACATGATCAAGGCCCATGGCTGGTCACCCAGCCGATGCATTCCTCACGGCGGCCACCAGATGTCGCTCGCGATTGCTGCAGGCCTGGGACTGGGCGGCAACGAAAGCTACCCTGACCTGTTTCAGCCATACGGTGGCTTTCCCGATGGCGTGAAAGTGGTGAACGGCTATGTTGACTTGCCGGCGTTGCCAGGCATCGGCTTCGAGGGCAAGAGCGACCTGATTCGCGAGATGCACGCACTGGCAGTCTGA
- a CDS encoding CHRD domain-containing protein, translating into MNRNTGLLQWKLNFSGLSGPVTGAHFHSPGMSGEVAPRVMMLGRTLASPAEGRAMLNPKQRADLLAGQWYLNLRTARYPEGELRGQLIERH; encoded by the coding sequence TTGAACCGCAACACCGGCCTGCTGCAGTGGAAGCTGAATTTCAGCGGCCTGAGCGGCCCCGTGACCGGCGCGCACTTCCACAGCCCCGGCATGAGCGGCGAAGTGGCGCCGCGCGTGATGATGCTCGGCCGCACCCTCGCCAGCCCGGCCGAGGGCCGCGCCATGCTCAACCCCAAGCAGCGCGCCGACCTGCTGGCGGGCCAGTGGTACCTCAACCTGCGCACCGCGCGCTATCCCGAAGGCGAACTGCGGGGCCAGTTGATCGAAAGGCATTGA
- a CDS encoding SixA phosphatase family protein: MDLILWRHAEAQDAEGDMIDRNRPLTRRGDRQASRMAAWLDRQLPDGTRILVSPAVRTEQTARALSRKYRLHDELLPGASADQLLQLAGWPNARSPVLIVGHQPTLGETIARVLGMADAECSVKKGSIWWLRSRERDGQRQATVITVLTAEML; encoded by the coding sequence ATGGACCTGATCCTGTGGAGACACGCCGAGGCCCAGGACGCCGAAGGCGACATGATCGACCGCAACCGCCCGCTGACGCGCCGCGGCGACCGCCAGGCGTCGCGCATGGCCGCCTGGCTGGACCGGCAGTTGCCCGACGGCACGCGCATCCTGGTCAGCCCGGCCGTGCGCACCGAGCAGACGGCCCGCGCGCTGTCGCGCAAGTACCGCCTGCACGACGAGCTGCTGCCTGGCGCCAGCGCCGATCAGCTGCTGCAACTGGCGGGCTGGCCCAACGCCAGGTCGCCGGTGCTGATCGTCGGCCACCAGCCCACGCTGGGCGAAACCATTGCGCGCGTGCTGGGCATGGCCGATGCCGAATGTTCGGTCAAGAAAGGCTCGATCTGGTGGCTGCGCAGCCGCGAGCGCGACGGCCAGCGGCAGGCCACGGTCATCACCGTGCTGACGGCCGAGATGCTCTGA
- a CDS encoding type II toxin-antitoxin system VapC family toxin, whose protein sequence is MKLLLDTHALIWWWTDDPMLPASARALIADESLPVFVSAASAWEMATKHRLGKLGSVSAALPRFNALTQADGFQHLAITWQHAIRAGSHVADHRDPFDRMLAAQADLEGLTLITRDEAFAQFGTRTAW, encoded by the coding sequence TTGAAGCTGTTGCTCGACACCCACGCGCTGATATGGTGGTGGACCGACGACCCAATGCTGCCGGCATCGGCCCGCGCGCTCATCGCCGATGAATCGTTGCCAGTGTTCGTCAGCGCCGCCAGCGCGTGGGAAATGGCGACCAAGCACCGGCTGGGCAAGCTGGGCAGTGTGAGCGCGGCGCTGCCGCGCTTCAATGCGCTGACGCAGGCGGATGGCTTTCAGCACCTGGCGATCACTTGGCAGCACGCCATCCGGGCAGGCAGCCATGTGGCCGATCACCGCGATCCGTTTGACCGCATGCTGGCCGCGCAGGCTGACCTGGAAGGTTTGACTCTGATCACACGCGACGAGGCGTTTGCGCAGTTCGGCACGCGAACCGCTTGGTGA
- the ppk1 gene encoding polyphosphate kinase 1 — MPAAVDAATLLARYPLLDRDASILDFNHRVLHWSERADVPLLERLRYLCIVSSNLDEFFEVRAESHLAAWRAGTDASGMRRLMAAAHALVERQYGIYNDVLLPALAAERMRIVSHVDRTEAQRRWVREHFQREVKPLLVPVALDPAHPFPQVANKSLNFIVQLKGKDAFGRSNEIAIVKVPRVLPRVLRLPERVSGHETLFVMLSSVIRAHLADLFPGREVGDFSHFRVTRDSDLSVDEEEVKNLRTALRQELHQRNYGDAMRLEVSSACSDELADFLLRQFRLPAEALFKVQGPVNLVRLQQLISLVDRPALLFAPYRASYPVQLSRGESVMERMRQGDVLIHQPFESFDGVIDFLREAVYDPHVLAIKQTIYRTGNDSRMMDLLIEAQRRGKEVTAVVELKARFDEEANINWAERLEKAGAQVVYGVVGLKTHAKMLLVTRREGRQLRRYGHLSTGNYNPRTAALYTDLSMLTADARLTSDMDQLFVHLASHSRLPRMQRMLLAPFTLHKQMLAKIDAVAQAARKGRGGRIVAKMNALTDEALIVALLRAGDAGVKIDLIVRGACMLPAPLTKNIRVRSIIGRFLEHSRVFYFRAGGDEQLWLSSADWMNRNMLRRVETAWQVTDQALRQRIVDECLLAYLHDERDAWRMGEGGRYDSVVRPGAQAGPGAQQALMNRYRAI, encoded by the coding sequence ATGCCCGCCGCCGTTGATGCCGCCACGCTGCTGGCGCGTTATCCGCTGCTCGACCGCGATGCCAGCATCCTCGATTTCAACCACCGCGTGCTGCACTGGTCCGAGCGCGCCGACGTGCCGCTGCTGGAGCGCCTGCGCTATTTGTGCATCGTGTCGTCCAACCTGGACGAATTCTTTGAGGTGCGCGCCGAAAGCCACCTGGCCGCCTGGCGCGCCGGCACCGATGCCAGCGGCATGCGCCGCCTGATGGCGGCTGCGCACGCCCTGGTGGAGCGGCAGTACGGCATCTACAACGACGTGCTGCTGCCCGCCCTGGCGGCCGAGCGCATGCGCATCGTCTCGCATGTCGACCGCACCGAGGCGCAGCGCCGCTGGGTGCGCGAGCACTTCCAGCGCGAGGTCAAGCCGCTGCTGGTGCCGGTGGCGCTGGACCCGGCGCACCCGTTTCCCCAGGTGGCCAACAAGTCGCTCAACTTCATCGTGCAGCTGAAGGGCAAGGACGCCTTTGGGCGCAGCAACGAAATCGCCATCGTCAAGGTGCCGCGGGTGCTGCCGCGCGTGCTGCGCCTGCCCGAGCGGGTAAGCGGCCACGAGACCCTGTTCGTGATGCTGTCCAGCGTGATCCGCGCGCACCTGGCGGATTTGTTTCCGGGCCGCGAGGTGGGCGACTTCTCGCATTTCCGCGTCACCCGCGATTCGGACCTGTCGGTGGATGAGGAAGAAGTCAAGAACCTGCGCACGGCACTGCGTCAGGAACTGCACCAGCGCAACTACGGCGACGCCATGCGGCTGGAGGTGTCGTCCGCCTGCTCGGACGAACTGGCGGACTTCTTGCTGCGCCAGTTCAGGCTGCCGGCCGAAGCCCTGTTCAAGGTGCAGGGCCCGGTCAATCTGGTGCGGCTGCAGCAGCTGATATCGCTGGTCGACCGGCCGGCGCTGCTGTTTGCGCCGTACCGCGCCAGCTACCCGGTGCAGCTGTCGCGCGGCGAATCGGTGATGGAGCGAATGCGGCAGGGCGACGTGCTGATTCATCAGCCGTTCGAAAGCTTCGACGGCGTGATCGACTTTCTGCGCGAAGCCGTGTACGACCCGCACGTGCTGGCCATCAAGCAGACGATTTACCGCACCGGCAACGACAGCCGCATGATGGACTTGCTCATTGAGGCGCAGCGCCGCGGCAAGGAAGTGACGGCCGTGGTCGAGCTGAAGGCGCGCTTTGACGAAGAGGCCAACATCAACTGGGCCGAGCGGCTGGAAAAGGCCGGCGCGCAGGTGGTGTACGGCGTGGTCGGCCTCAAGACGCACGCCAAGATGCTGCTGGTGACGCGGCGCGAAGGGCGCCAGCTGCGGCGCTACGGGCACCTTTCGACCGGCAATTACAACCCGCGCACGGCGGCGCTGTACACCGACCTGAGCATGCTGACGGCGGATGCGCGCCTGACGTCCGACATGGACCAGCTGTTCGTGCACCTGGCCAGCCACAGCCGCCTGCCGCGCATGCAGCGCATGCTGCTGGCGCCGTTCACCCTGCACAAGCAGATGCTGGCCAAGATCGATGCGGTGGCGCAGGCGGCGCGCAAGGGGCGGGGCGGGCGCATCGTGGCCAAGATGAACGCGCTGACCGACGAGGCGCTGATCGTGGCGCTGCTGCGCGCGGGCGACGCGGGCGTGAAGATCGACCTGATCGTGCGCGGCGCCTGCATGCTGCCCGCGCCGCTGACCAAGAACATCCGCGTGCGCAGCATCATCGGCCGCTTTCTGGAGCATTCCCGCGTCTTTTACTTTCGCGCCGGGGGCGACGAGCAGCTGTGGCTGTCGTCCGCCGACTGGATGAACCGCAACATGCTGCGCCGCGTCGAAACCGCGTGGCAGGTTACGGACCAGGCCCTGCGCCAGCGCATCGTCGACGAATGCCTGCTGGCCTACCTGCACGACGAGCGCGATGCGTGGCGGATGGGCGAGGGCGGCCGCTACGACAGCGTGGTGCGCCCGGGCGCCCAGGCCGGCCCGGGGGCGCAGCAGGCCCTGATGAACCGATACCGCGCCATTTGA
- a CDS encoding formate--tetrahydrofolate ligase, translating to MALHDLDIARRATLRRITDLARERLGLDDAHLVPYGHYKAKIALPFVQSLDERPDGKLILVTATSPTPAGEGKTTTSIGLADGLNRLGHRAVLALREPSIGPVFGMKGGAAGGGHAQVMPMEDINLHFTGDFHAIGLAHNLLAALLDNHIHQGNALGIDVRRIHWRRVLDMNDRALRHITLGLGGPAHGVPREGGFDIVAASEVMAILCLSRSLADLKERLGRIVVAETRQRQPVTAADLRAHGAMTVLLKDALAPNLVQTLDNNPALLHGGPFGNIAHGCNSVIATRTAIKLGDYAVTEAGFGADLGAEKFFDIKCRMAGLKPSAAVLVTTVRALKMQGGVPKDALAQENLAALDAGLANLDRHLHIVRDVFGLPCVVAANHFVADTAAEHALLRSRMAERGVPYAVSRHWAEGGAGAVDLAREVVALCDQHAPRTPRFVYDTADSLWDKAVQVAQQVYGAAQLVASPEARARLDQLQAEGWGHLSVCIAKTPYSFSTDPKLLGAPTGHAVHVREVRLSAGAGFVVLVCGDIMTMPGLPAHPGAEGMDIDERGQVTGLY from the coding sequence ATGGCCCTGCACGACCTCGACATCGCCCGCCGCGCCACGCTGCGCCGCATCACCGACCTGGCGCGCGAGCGCCTGGGGCTGGACGACGCGCACCTGGTGCCCTATGGCCACTACAAAGCCAAGATTGCGCTGCCCTTCGTGCAGTCACTGGATGAGCGGCCCGACGGCAAGCTGATCCTGGTCACCGCCACCAGCCCCACGCCGGCGGGCGAGGGCAAGACCACCACATCGATCGGGCTGGCCGACGGCCTGAACCGGCTCGGCCACCGGGCTGTGCTGGCGCTGCGTGAGCCGTCCATCGGGCCGGTGTTCGGCATGAAGGGCGGTGCGGCCGGCGGCGGGCACGCACAGGTGATGCCGATGGAGGACATCAACCTGCACTTCACGGGCGACTTCCACGCCATCGGCCTGGCGCACAACCTGCTGGCGGCGCTGCTCGACAACCACATTCACCAGGGCAATGCGCTCGGCATCGACGTGCGGCGCATCCATTGGCGCCGCGTGCTGGACATGAACGACCGCGCGCTGCGCCACATCACGCTGGGCCTGGGCGGCCCGGCGCACGGCGTGCCGCGCGAGGGCGGCTTTGACATCGTCGCCGCGTCGGAGGTGATGGCCATCCTGTGCCTGTCGCGTTCGCTGGCCGACCTGAAGGAGCGGTTGGGCCGAATCGTGGTGGCCGAAACGCGCCAGCGGCAACCCGTGACTGCGGCGGATTTGAGAGCGCACGGCGCCATGACCGTGCTGCTGAAGGACGCGCTGGCGCCCAACCTGGTGCAGACGCTGGACAACAACCCCGCGCTGCTGCACGGCGGCCCGTTCGGCAACATCGCGCACGGCTGCAACTCGGTCATCGCCACGCGCACGGCCATCAAGCTGGGCGATTACGCCGTCACCGAGGCCGGCTTCGGCGCCGACCTGGGGGCCGAGAAGTTTTTCGACATCAAGTGCCGCATGGCGGGCCTGAAACCCAGCGCCGCCGTGCTGGTGACAACGGTGCGCGCGCTCAAGATGCAGGGTGGCGTGCCGAAAGACGCGCTGGCGCAGGAGAACCTGGCCGCGCTGGACGCCGGCCTGGCCAACCTCGACCGCCACCTGCACATCGTGCGCGACGTCTTCGGCCTGCCGTGCGTGGTGGCGGCCAACCATTTTGTCGCCGACACCGCCGCCGAGCACGCGCTGCTGCGCAGCCGCATGGCCGAACGCGGCGTGCCGTATGCGGTGTCGCGCCACTGGGCCGAGGGTGGCGCAGGCGCGGTCGATCTGGCGCGCGAGGTGGTGGCGCTGTGCGATCAGCACGCCCCGCGCACGCCACGCTTTGTCTATGACACCGCCGACAGCCTGTGGGACAAGGCGGTGCAGGTGGCGCAGCAGGTCTATGGCGCCGCGCAACTGGTCGCCAGCCCTGAAGCCCGTGCGCGCCTGGACCAGCTGCAGGCCGAAGGCTGGGGCCACCTGTCGGTGTGCATTGCCAAGACGCCGTACAGCTTCTCGACCGACCCCAAGCTGCTGGGCGCGCCGACGGGCCATGCCGTGCACGTGCGCGAAGTGCGGCTGTCGGCGGGCGCCGGCTTCGTGGTGCTGGTCTGCGGCGACATCATGACGATGCCCGGCCTGCCGGCGCATCCGGGCGCCGAGGGCATGGATATTGATGAACGAGGGCAGGTGACGGGGCTGTATTGA
- a CDS encoding CHRD domain-containing protein, producing MRSIPLVSSPIAAVLAAALLASACATVDLGPRYDPPPIRMPQALPPAPAPVPSVAQPQPIPPSVPMPQALPPAGQAVPVPVPMPPVVAPVAVDPNAHLVTFTTRMDGGSVVPPSRSGGSAQLDALYDSNTRTLRWKTNWTGLSGAITAVQFHGPAEPGQNAPAVMVWPGPFGPSYEGRATLTANQAVDLVDGRWYVTVYTTNYPAGELRGQLRVVN from the coding sequence ATGCGTTCGATTCCGCTGGTTTCGTCCCCCATCGCCGCCGTGCTGGCGGCCGCGCTGCTGGCCAGCGCCTGCGCAACGGTCGACCTGGGCCCCCGCTACGACCCGCCGCCCATCCGCATGCCGCAGGCGCTGCCGCCCGCACCGGCGCCCGTGCCCTCGGTGGCGCAGCCGCAGCCGATTCCGCCGTCGGTGCCGATGCCGCAGGCGCTGCCGCCCGCGGGCCAGGCCGTGCCGGTGCCGGTGCCGATGCCTCCGGTGGTGGCGCCCGTGGCGGTGGACCCGAACGCACACCTGGTCACCTTCACCACGCGGATGGACGGTGGCAGCGTGGTGCCGCCCTCGCGCAGCGGCGGCAGCGCGCAACTCGACGCGCTGTACGACTCCAACACCCGCACGCTGCGCTGGAAGACCAACTGGACGGGCCTGTCCGGCGCGATCACCGCGGTGCAGTTCCACGGCCCGGCCGAACCGGGCCAGAACGCGCCCGCCGTCATGGTCTGGCCCGGCCCCTTCGGCCCGTCGTACGAAGGCCGCGCCACGCTCACCGCCAACCAGGCGGTCGATCTGGTCGATGGGCGCTGGTACGTCACCGTCTACACCACCAACTACCCGGCGGGTGAACTGCGCGGGCAACTGCGCGTGGTGAACTGA
- a CDS encoding helix-turn-helix transcriptional regulator: MEKDAAITALASLASGLRLDIYRLLVRHGPEGVVAGDIGAALQVPPTNLSFHLKALTQSGLLTVTQEGRYQRYRANLAWMQALVDYLTAECCAGHPEQCSELRGPGAGPCATDDGVPARAKRTVAATQASPRQQRMATE, from the coding sequence ATGGAAAAAGACGCCGCCATCACCGCCCTCGCCTCGCTGGCTTCCGGCCTGCGGCTCGACATCTATCGGCTGCTGGTCAGGCACGGCCCCGAAGGCGTGGTGGCAGGCGACATCGGCGCCGCGCTGCAGGTTCCGCCCACCAACCTGTCGTTCCATCTGAAGGCCTTGACGCAGTCCGGGCTGCTGACCGTGACGCAGGAAGGCCGCTACCAGCGCTACCGCGCCAATCTGGCGTGGATGCAGGCACTGGTGGACTACCTCACGGCCGAATGCTGCGCCGGGCACCCGGAGCAATGCAGCGAACTGCGCGGCCCCGGCGCGGGCCCGTGTGCGACGGACGACGGCGTGCCGGCGCGTGCCAAGCGGACGGTTGCTGCGACGCAGGCGTCACCGCGGCAGCAGCGGATGGCTACGGAATAA
- a CDS encoding YgiQ family radical SAM protein: MNAPLDVSFFHRDAKPLTSYKPHWAKRFGTAPFLPMSRAEMDALGWDSCDVILVTGDAYVDHPSFGMAVIGRVLEAQGFRVGIIAQPDWHSADAFKALGKPNLFWGVTAGNMDSMINRYTADRKIRSDDAYTPGDVGGKRPDRAAIVYSQRCREAYKDVPIVLGGIEGSLRRIAHYDYWSDKVRRSIVVDSKCDLLLYGNAERALVEVAHRLARREPIELITDVRGTAFVMRSTPGGWFEIDSTEVDQPGRVEEHINPYQTTAEQAAGQGASCEANAPESIAIGADSTSAEGRLGLKSGEQPLRFVPNPALRHKAPPRNKTVIRLPSYEQVKRDPVLYAHANRVLHLETNPGNARALVQAHGEGSTARDVWLNPPPIPLTTAEMDHIFDLPYARSPHPRYADARGRHDGETKIPAWEMIRFSVNIMRGCFGGCTFCSITEHEGRIIQSRSEKSILREVEEMRDKVPGFTGVVSDLGGPTANMYRLGCKSPEIEAACRKPSCVYPGICPNLTTDHAPLTRIYQRARALPGVKKVLIGSGLRYDLAVKSPSYVKELVQHHVGGYLKIAPEHTEEGPLSKMMKPGIGSYDKFKQLFEKFSAEAGKEQFLIPYFIAAHPGTTDEDMLNLALWLKKNGFRADQVQAFYPSPMATATTMYHTGLNPLAGIHRDERGEQVDTVKGERRRRLHKAFLRYHDPNNWPLLREALKKMGRGELIGNGKQHLIPTWQPVTDGTYQSARRKNSTDAASATNAHATLRKEKRPAQSQPARGAVLTQHTGLPPRAAAARSPSPRRAAKPGSPVGRGKR; encoded by the coding sequence ATGAACGCCCCCCTCGACGTTTCCTTCTTCCACCGCGACGCCAAGCCGCTGACCAGTTACAAGCCGCACTGGGCCAAGCGCTTTGGCACCGCACCGTTTCTGCCCATGAGTCGGGCCGAGATGGACGCGCTCGGCTGGGATTCGTGCGACGTGATCCTGGTCACGGGCGATGCCTATGTGGACCACCCCAGCTTCGGCATGGCCGTCATCGGCCGCGTGCTGGAGGCGCAGGGCTTTCGCGTCGGCATCATCGCGCAGCCCGACTGGCACAGCGCCGACGCCTTCAAGGCGCTGGGCAAGCCCAACCTGTTCTGGGGCGTGACGGCGGGCAACATGGATTCGATGATCAACCGCTACACGGCAGATCGCAAGATTCGCAGCGACGACGCCTACACGCCCGGCGACGTCGGCGGCAAGCGCCCCGACCGCGCCGCCATCGTCTACAGCCAGCGCTGCCGCGAGGCGTACAAGGATGTGCCCATCGTGCTGGGTGGCATCGAGGGCAGTCTGCGCCGCATCGCCCACTACGACTACTGGAGCGACAAGGTGCGCCGCAGCATCGTGGTGGACAGCAAGTGTGACCTGCTGCTGTACGGCAACGCCGAGCGCGCGTTGGTGGAAGTGGCGCACCGCCTGGCGCGGCGCGAACCCATCGAGCTGATCACCGACGTGCGCGGCACCGCGTTCGTCATGCGCAGCACGCCCGGGGGCTGGTTCGAGATCGACTCCACCGAAGTCGACCAGCCGGGCCGCGTCGAAGAACATATCAACCCCTACCAGACGACCGCCGAGCAGGCGGCGGGGCAGGGTGCGTCGTGTGAGGCGAATGCTCCGGAATCGATAGCTATTGGCGCTGATTCAACAAGCGCCGAAGGCCGATTGGGCTTGAAATCTGGCGAACAGCCGCTGCGCTTTGTGCCCAACCCTGCGCTGCGCCACAAAGCACCACCGCGCAACAAAACCGTCATCCGCCTGCCCAGCTACGAACAGGTCAAGCGCGACCCCGTGCTCTACGCCCACGCCAACCGCGTGCTGCACCTGGAGACCAACCCCGGCAACGCCCGCGCGCTGGTGCAGGCGCACGGCGAGGGCAGCACGGCGCGCGACGTGTGGCTCAACCCGCCGCCGATCCCGCTGACCACGGCCGAGATGGACCACATCTTCGACCTGCCGTACGCGCGCAGCCCGCATCCGCGCTACGCCGACGCGCGTGGCCGGCACGATGGCGAAACGAAGATCCCCGCGTGGGAGATGATCCGCTTCAGCGTCAACATCATGCGCGGCTGCTTCGGCGGCTGCACCTTCTGCTCCATCACCGAGCACGAAGGCCGCATCATCCAGAGCCGCAGCGAAAAATCCATCCTGCGCGAAGTCGAGGAGATGCGCGACAAGGTACCCGGCTTCACCGGCGTCGTCAGCGACCTGGGTGGCCCCACCGCCAACATGTACCGGCTGGGCTGCAAGTCGCCCGAAATCGAGGCCGCCTGCCGCAAGCCCAGCTGCGTCTACCCCGGCATCTGCCCCAACCTGACCACCGACCACGCGCCACTCACGCGCATTTACCAGCGCGCGCGCGCGCTGCCGGGCGTGAAGAAGGTGCTGATCGGCTCCGGCCTGCGCTACGACCTGGCCGTCAAGTCGCCCAGCTACGTGAAGGAGCTGGTGCAGCACCATGTGGGCGGCTACCTGAAGATCGCGCCGGAGCACACCGAGGAAGGGCCGCTGTCGAAAATGATGAAGCCCGGCATCGGCAGCTACGACAAGTTCAAACAGCTGTTTGAAAAGTTCAGTGCCGAGGCGGGCAAGGAGCAGTTCCTGATTCCGTACTTCATCGCCGCTCACCCTGGCACCACCGATGAAGACATGCTCAACCTGGCGCTGTGGCTGAAGAAAAACGGCTTTCGCGCCGACCAGGTTCAGGCCTTCTATCCGTCGCCCATGGCCACGGCGACCACGATGTACCACACCGGCCTGAACCCGTTGGCCGGCATTCACCGCGACGAGCGCGGCGAGCAGGTCGACACCGTGAAGGGCGAGCGCCGCCGCCGCCTGCACAAGGCCTTTTTGCGCTACCACGACCCCAACAACTGGCCACTGCTGCGCGAGGCGCTGAAGAAAATGGGCCGGGGCGAGCTGATCGGCAACGGCAAGCAGCACCTCATCCCCACTTGGCAGCCGGTGACCGATGGCACGTATCAAAGTGCGCGGCGCAAGAACTCGACCGATGCCGCCAGCGCGACCAACGCCCACGCGACGCTACGAAAAGAGAAGCGCCCTGCGCAATCCCAGCCAGCGCGCGGGGCCGTTTTGACCCAGCACACCGGTCTGCCCCCGCGCGCCGCAGCCGCGCGTTCGCCGTCGCCCCGGCGGGCGGCCAAGCCTGGCAGCCCGGTCGGCCGCGGCAAGCGTTGA